The proteins below are encoded in one region of Neodiprion virginianus isolate iyNeoVirg1 chromosome 7, iyNeoVirg1.1, whole genome shotgun sequence:
- the LOC124309434 gene encoding uncharacterized protein LOC124309434 → MPVTASSLIATQHDLFGYISRAVINLEKLESKKRIPIHCQTRIEALENNWKKFQTAHEQLTTIEPEKRAELPYFSDDLYATCEEAFLTNKADMLVIIKSWRGPEPLAHDGAPGNALTSRQLPRINLPKFSGSCNEWTEFHDLFQVMVGQNQDISNVEKLQYLKMSLTGDASLLLKNISVAGDNFGRAWETLVNRYQNKRVLIDAHLAILFSTRRVNNESAVDLKQLLNDTKDALGALKSLGSPIEYWDHILVYMTARKLDSESLKAWEINIGAQTDPASFDDLEQFLFSRVRALEAVDRVSTSPKAHSNPIAKINPQRSAKVHQTNINRANENESKQSTAVPSGLNCALCTKSHYISTCPENCRTAKRCQVCTGPHHTTIHRSKAVEQRAPGFSATSPSETPEPSKQTNGAAIPGRDDQPSTSVSTNVALTSTIQYKPVLLATALVKVTSRAGEELIIRALLDQASEVSFVTESLAQRLALPRMNTSLPIRGIGGKRTVNARGLVNLNIQSRVRTFSLPVSAYILAKLTSYVPPCRVLKNNWRHLENLELADPDSIAYSVILEEGLPKGDQQSSIAQQTALGWILSGSIPSQDPPQERGSAYGFQCSVDHELLSLLQRFWLQEETTSNSETLLSEEDSQCEQHFVETHSRSPEGRYIVRIPLKQPPDNPGDSRRSALFALSRQEKQFEADPARKTAYSDFLAEYENLGHMTLVPNPDQASGRVFYLPHHAVVRDNSTTTKIRVVFNGSALTTRKISINSLQYAGAKLQNDLADVITRWHRYAYVFTADIEKMYRQIEVHPDDWDLQRILWRKNPQDPVSTYQLCTVTYGLKSAPYLALRVLRQLAADEKSRFSLAVNIIEREIYVDDVLSGADDLEGATEKIRQINECLASGCFNSQKWTSNCEELLE, encoded by the exons ATGCCCGTCACGGCGAGTTCACTAATCGCAACACAACACGATTTGTTTGGGTATATAAGTCGAGCTGTCATAAATCTCGAGAAGCTCGAGTCGAAGAAGCGAATACCCATACACTGTCAAACACGAATAGAGGCTCTTGAAaacaattggaaaaaattccaaacagCTCACGAACAGCTGACAACGATCGAGCCCGAAAAAAGGGCAGAGCTTCCGTACTTTTCAGATGATCTCTATGCTACATGCGAGGAAGCATTTCTCACTAATAAGGCAGACATGCTCGTGATTATCAAATCGTGGAGAGGCCCGGAGCCCCTTGCTCACGACGGAGCGCCGGGGAATGCCCTTACTTCCCGACAACTGCCGCGTATAAATTTACCGAAATTTTCCGGGTCGTGTAATGAATGGACAGAATTTCACGATTTATTCCAAGTAATGGTCGGTCAGAATCAGGACATTTCCAATGTGGAAAAACTGCAGTATTTAAAAATGAGCCTGACAGGAGACGCGTCCTTGctcttaaaaaatatttccgtcGCTGGGGACAACTTTGGGCGCGCCTGGGAAACTCTTGTTAATCGGTACCAAAATAAACGCGTTCTGATCGACGCCCATCTCGCGATATTATTCTCGACGCGCCGTGTAAATAACGAGTCAGCTGTCGACTTAAAGCAGCTTTTGAACGACACAAAAGACGCTCTCGGGGCGCTTAAATCCCTCGGTAGTCCAATTGAATATTGGGATCATATTCTCGTGTACATGACAGCGCGAAAACTAGACTCCGAGTCACTCAAGGCGTGGGAAATTAACATCGGAGCACAAACAGACCCCGCGTCATTCGATGACCTCGAACAATTCCTGTTCAGCCGTGTTCGTGCTCTGGAAGCCGTCGATCGAGTATCGACCTCTCCTAAGGCGCATTCTAACCCAATCGCCAAAATCAATCCTCAACGCAGCGCGAAAGTACATCAAACAAATATCAACCGAGCGAACGAGAACGAATCAAAACAGTCCACGGCCGTACCCTCAGGGCTAAATTGTGCCTTATGCACAAAGTCGCATTATATTTCAACGTGTCCCGA AAACTGTCGGACAGCAAAGCGGTGTCAAGTGTGCACTGGCCCACATCACACCACGATACATCGTTCGAAAGCCGTGGAGCAACGAGCTCCCGGTTTCAGCGCCACGTCGCCATCGGAAACACCTGAGCCTAGCAAACAAACTAACGGTGCGGCGATCCCGGGTCGCGATGATCAGCCTAGCACCTCCGTCTCTACAAACGTTGCACTTACAAGTACGATCCAATACAAACCAGTACTGCTTGCAACCGCGCTCGTGAAGGTCACCTCTCGTGCCGGGGAAGAACTCATAATTAGAGCGTTACTCGATCAAGCATCGGAGGTCTCATTTGTCACAGAATCACTCGCCCAACGCTTAGCATTGCCAAGAATGAATACCTCGCTGCCTATACGCGGAATCGGTGGCAAGCGCACCGTCAATGCGCGCGGACTCGTCAATCTCAATATCCAGTCTCGCGTCAGAACGTTTTCGCTTCCCGTAAGTGCATACATACTTGCAAAACTAACGTCTTACGTTCCCCCTTGTCGAGTACTCAAAAATAACTGGCGTCATCTAGAAAATCTAGAACTTGCCGATCCAGACTCTATAGCCTATAGCGTGATTCTCGAGGAAGGATTACCTAAAGGAGATCAACAAAGCTCCATAGCTCAGCAAACCGCCCTTGGCTGGATCCTATCGGGTTCAATTCCGTCACAGGACCCCCCTCAAGAAAGGGGGTCGGCATACGGATTTCAATGTTCCGTAGATCATGAACTCCTCAGCCTTCTTCAACGTTTCTGGCTTCAAGAAGAAACAACCTCAAATAGCGAAACTTTACTCTCCGAAGAAGACTCGCAATGCGAGCAGCATTTTGTCGAGACTCACTCTCGTTCACCGGAAGGCCGGTACATCGTACGTATTCCTCTTAAACAACCCCCAGACAATCCTGGGGATTCTCGGAGATCTGCGCTCTTCGCGTTATCGCGTCAAGAAAAACAATTCGAGGCAGATCCGGCAAGAAAAACCGCCTATTCAGACTTTCTCGCGGAGTACGAGAATCTTGGACACATGACTCTAGTGCCTAATCCAGACCAAGCTTCGGGACGCGTTTTTTATCTACCGCATCATGCAGTGGTGCGTGACAACAGTACAACTACGAAAATTCGAGTCGTTTTTAATGGATCTGCCCTTACGACACGCAAAATCTCAATCAACAGCTTACAGTACGCTGGAGCCAAGCTTCAGAATGATCTCGCAGATGTAATCACTCGATGGCATCGATACGCGTATGTTTTCACAGCAGACATCGAGAAGATGTACCGTCAAATCGAAGTACATCCCGACGACTGGGATCTGCAGCGAATTCTATGGAGAAAAAATCCACAGGATCCTGTATCAACATATCAACTGTGCACGGTAACTTATGGACTTAAAAGCGCCCCGTATCTGGCCTTACGCGTACTCCGACAGCTCGCAGCTGACGAAAAATCCCGATTTTCCCTCGCAGTGAACATCATCGAACGAGAAATCTACGTCGACGACGTTCTATCAGGAGCCGACGACCTTGAAGGAGCAACAGAAAAAATTCGCCAAATCAACGAGTGCCTCGCCAGTGGCTGCTTCAACTCACAAAAATGGACCTCAAATTGCGAGGAATTACTCGAATAG